One Nocardiopsis gilva YIM 90087 genomic window, GTCTCCAGCGCGGCGATGCGCGGATCGGCCATCGAGACCAGGCGCCGCTGGGTCAGCCGCGTCACCCGGCCCGCGTGGTCGCGCACCCGGCAGGTGCGGGTCAGCACGCCGCGCCGCATGTCCAGTTCCTGGCGCTGGTCGACCGCGTCTTCGGTGGTGAACCAGGCGCCGTCCTCGGCCCGGAACGTCAGCGGAAGCCAGTCCGGGGCGTTGACCAGGTCCTCGTTCTCCACCTCGTGGTCCGCGACCGCAGAGGTGAGCCGGTTGTAGCAGCCCGCGATGTAGGTTCCCGGGCGGCGCGAGGCGTCCGCGTGCGGCTCGGGCGTCGCGCCCCGGGGGGCGAAGCAGCCGTTGCCCAGCGTGCACAGCGCCTCCCGCACCCCCGCGTGTTCGGGGCCGAGGTCGTCGTAGGTCAGTTCCCACACACTCACGGGGCGGCTCGCACGATGTCGAGTTCGGCCAGGTCACCGACGACGATGTCGGCGCCGCGGCTGTACAGCTCGCCGCGCTGGCCGGTACGGTCCACACCGATCACCTGCCCGAAGCCGCCACGACGCCCCGCCTCGACGCCGACCAGGGAGTCTTCCACCATGGCGGTGCGCTCCGGGGCAACGGCGAGCCGCCGGGCCGCCTCCAGGAACAGCGCCGGGTCGGGCTTGCCCGGGAAGTGGAGCCGGGCGGCGTCGACGCCGTCAACCCGCGCGTCGAACCAGCCGTCCACGTCGGCGGCGTGCAGGACGGCGGCGCAGTTGCGGCTGGCCGACACGGCGGCGGTGGCGATGCCCGCGTCGCGCAGTCGGCGCAGCAACGCGACAGTGGAGGGGTAGGCGTGGACGGGATGGCGCTGGATGTGGTCGCGGAAGTACCGGTCCTTGCGGGCGGCCACCGACGCGACGGTGGCGGTGTCGGATGAGCCCGGGGAAGCGGTCTCGGGCACGGTCACGCCGCGCGACGCAAGGAAGGTGCGCACGCCGTCGGCTCGTGACCGGCCGTCGACGAACTCGAGGTAGTCCCGGCCGGGGTCGAAGGGGCGGAGGGGCGCTCCGGTCGGGCTGGTGCGGGAACGCAGAACGTCGTCGAAGACGCGCTTCCACGCGGCGGCGTGGACAGAGGCGGTGTCGGTGACGACACCGTCCACGTCGAAGATGACGGCGGAAAGTTCATCGACGGGGACCTGCGCGCGTTCGGGTACCACCGTTCCCTCCCTGGAAACGACGCGTGTGGCGGAGAAGTGCGCCTGATCTCATGACATCACCCCGGGGGCGGCACGAGCGAGGACGTTGGGCGCGCATTGGCGGGTCCGATGGGAATGGCGGGGGAGCGCTGCGCCGCGCCGGCACCCATGGGCTCCCTGCCCGGGCCGCAGTGGCGGTCGATCATTCTCCGGTGCCGCGGGAGTCGGTGCACCGCGCCGCCTGGATGACACCGTCGACCGCAGCCGCGATCCGCCGGGCCGCCGCCGCGGGGTCGGGCTGTCCGGCGTCGAGCCAGGCGATGACCGCCTCGATGGCGACCGTGGGCACCAGGTGCGCCGCCCATGCCTCCCACCCGGGATCGGGGATGAGGCCGGACAGGTTGCGGCGCGCTACCTCGACGACGCCGTCGTTGAACCAGGCCATCCGGTCGCGGAACTCGGCTTCACGGGTCGCGTAGCGGAACAGCAGCCGGAAGCCGTCCGGCTCGTCGGCGGCCGCGCGGACCAGTGCCGGAATGCTGTCCTCGGTGAACTCGTCGGCGCCTACGGACGCGATGAGCCGGTCGCATGCCCGGTCGAGTACGGCGCGGTACAGGTCGCTCTTGGAGTCGAAATGCCGGTACAGGATGGCCCGGCTGATTCCGGCCTCGGCCGCGATGTCGTCGAGGCCGGTGGCGCTGAACCCGGAGCGCGCGAAGGCGCGGGTGGCGGCGGCCAGGATCTGTTCGCGGCGCTCGGTGCGGCGCAGCCGTCGTCGCGGAGTGGACCTGTCCGCGGAG contains:
- a CDS encoding HAD family hydrolase gives rise to the protein MVPERAQVPVDELSAVIFDVDGVVTDTASVHAAAWKRVFDDVLRSRTSPTGAPLRPFDPGRDYLEFVDGRSRADGVRTFLASRGVTVPETASPGSSDTATVASVAARKDRYFRDHIQRHPVHAYPSTVALLRRLRDAGIATAAVSASRNCAAVLHAADVDGWFDARVDGVDAARLHFPGKPDPALFLEAARRLAVAPERTAMVEDSLVGVEAGRRGGFGQVIGVDRTGQRGELYSRGADIVVGDLAELDIVRAAP
- a CDS encoding TetR/AcrR family transcriptional regulator — encoded protein: MTPHGHELGETTAPAQHAAAAADSADRSTPRRRLRRTERREQILAAATRAFARSGFSATGLDDIAAEAGISRAILYRHFDSKSDLYRAVLDRACDRLIASVGADEFTEDSIPALVRAAADEPDGFRLLFRYATREAEFRDRMAWFNDGVVEVARRNLSGLIPDPGWEAWAAHLVPTVAIEAVIAWLDAGQPDPAAAARRIAAAVDGVIQAARCTDSRGTGE